The Candidatus Nitrosopumilus sp. SW genomic sequence ATAAATCTCATCACCATAGATTTGTAAAAAATAATCATTCAACACGATTATCTAAAGAAGGACTGAAATTAACAATCCAAAAGGGAACAAAATCTCATAGAATTACTCAAAAACCCAAAGTAGGAATTCCAGTATCTCATAGAATTATCATTGTAAATAGAGGTACTTTACGCCTAAATTTGCCATAAATCAAAGAAATTAATTTGATTATACTAAATTCATTATATGCTAATCTCATCATCTGAACTCAACTCAATCTTAGATGATCCAAATCTCATAATAGTTGATACACGTTCTTTCAAAGAATATTCAGAAGGTCATATCCCTGGAGCAGTTCATTTAGACTTGTTTGCATTTCATTGGATTGACACATCAAAACAAGGAATTGAGAATTTTAATAATCAATCAAAAACACTATTATCTTTTCTTGGAGTAACTCCTGAAAAAAAAGTCATCTTTTATGATTCAGTATCTGGGATGCTTGCAGCTAGAGGAGTATGGATGTTGATGTATTTCTCTCATGAAAATGTCATGATGCTAGATGGAGGAATCACAAAGTGGCAAAAAGAAAATCTTGCAATAGAGAAAAAACCAAATGGCTTCAAGCCATCTAATTTTTCAGGCAAAATCAATTCTGAGATAATTTCAGGATTTGAATATATTCAAGATAATCTTGAAAATCTGAAAATTCTTGATGCTCGCTCGCTTGGAGAATATGATGGTAGTATAGTTCGTGCTGCTCAATCAGGTCATATCCCAAATGCCATCAACATTGATTGGAATCAGAATCTCAATGAAGATGGAACTTTCAAGAGTGATGAGGAATTATCAAAAATGTATGATTACCCAAAAGACACTGAAATTGTGATATATTGTCAAGGAGCCTATAGGGCAGCCAACTCTTTTTTGGTTCTAAAAAAACTTGGATTCTCAAATGTCAAGGTCTATTTGGGTTCTTGGGGAGAATGGGGAAATCGATTAGATCTTCCTGTAGAAAATTAACCCAGAAATATTTTATGAATACTTTCCTTGGTCAAGTGCAACTTGTAGATGTCGTCATTTTTCAAAACAAAGATTCTGTCATGCATCAAAAACAACTCAATCATGTCTGTGATATCAGAATTCATCAAATCACTTGCTTTGTATGGACAGAACATCAAACCAGGCAATCTCGCATTATCATAACTTTGCTCTAGTTTCATGGCATGAGTAAAGGAATTGTTTGCAACATCAGTAATTACAAAATCAACACAGCATAATGGCTGCCTTTTTGATTCTTTTACAATATTTTGAATTACTCTTCCGCAATATTTTGAACCGTCAGTTCTGTCATGTGGATTATACGGTTTTAGTGTTCCATTAAACCAATCAAGTTTTGACAGTACTTTTTCTGCATGGTGCTTTGGAGGTGATGCAAATGACTTGAACCATTCTGTATTGCTTGTCATTCTATCTAGAGATTTTAGAAAATTATTCATTGACTTTTCATCTGAATATATCAACAGATCATGTACATGTGGGGCATCTGTTTTCTTGTCTAACCACTGTTCCACTGCATCTTTTACAATTGAATTAATTGAGACTCCCATCTGCTCTGCTTTTTTGCCTAAATCCGAATGTGTAGAATCATCAAACCCTCTAACTAGAATATCTTTTGTCAACGATATCATTTGTGTGTGAGATTATATAAATTATGATATCATGATATCAAATAAAATAAACTTAATATAATGATATCATGATAGCATTAATATGAAAACACAAACTCAGACAATTATAAATGGTGTTAATGTCTCTCAACTTTTTGAAACGATTGACAACATCAAAGAAAACAAGAAAATTGCAAAATTCAATTTTCGTGCAAAAAACAAATGGATTGATGGAACTGAAAACCAAACAACTGTAAGTGATTTCTATGGTGCATGCAAAACTCACATCAGAGAAACTCCTCATGTATTTGTAAAAGATGAGCCATTACTTCTCTTGGGAAAAGACAAGGGTGCAAATCCTGTAGAATATTTACTAGCAGGATTGGCTGGATGCATAACTACTAGTCTAGTTGCACATGCTGCTGCAAGAGGAATCAAAATTGATTCAATTGAATCTACTTTAGAAGGAGATATTGATCTTCATGGATTGTTCCAACTAGATGAAAGTGTAAATCCTGGATATCAGGGAATCAACATTTCCTTCAAGATAAAATCTGATGCCCCTGAAGAAACTTTGAAGGAATTAGTTGAGCTTGCAAAAAAGGCCTCCCCTGTTGCAAATACTGTCTCACAACCAACTCCAATCAATGTGAGATTAGATAATTAGAGGAAGTGATTTTGGTGAGTTCTTTGCAAAAACAAAATAACGATGTGACAACAATAAAAGTTATGAAAACTTTTGATGCAATAAAAGAACGTCGCGCAGTAAAGCACTATGATCCAACTCATAAACTCTCTGAAGATGAGATTGAAAAATTGATGTCTTTGGCAATCTTATCTCCTACTTCATTTAACATGCAAAATTGGAGATTTGTCTTGGTAAAAGACTCTGAAATACGAAAGAAGATTCGTTCTGCATCTTGGGATCAGGCTCAAGTAACTGATTCCTCATTATTGATGGTTATTTGTGCTGACTTGAAATCTTGGAAAAAAGATCCTGGACAATATTGGAAGGATGCTCCAAAGGAAGCTCGTGACTTTTTGGTTCCTGCAATGGGAATGTTTTACGAAGGAAAAGAGCAATTGCAAAGAGATGAAGCAATGAGGTCTGGTGGTATTGCAGCTCAGACCCTAATGCTTGCAGCCAAAGCCATGGGGTATGATTCAAATCCAATGATAGGATTTGATTCAGAAAAAGTTGCAGACCTTATCAATTTGCCTGAAGATCATGTGATAGTTATGATGATGGCAATTGGAAAGCAAATCAAACCTGCTATGCCTAGAGGTGGGCAACTCCCACTAGACAAGGTTGTTTTCACAGATAGATTTGATTAGTGGTACATTCGTGAAATTCTACTATGACTTTAATTAGAATAATGTCCTTTATGGTATATCTGGAGAAACGAAAATGATGATGGCAATAATCTCTGTGATGTTGGGACTAGCAGTTCTGTTTTCAATTAATGTAGTATTTGATGATGCTTTTGCAACTTTTCGAGAATCTAGAGATACTGTGAAAATTAGTCAAACAAATGAATATGCAAACTATGTTCACTTTCAACCAGAATGGAAAAGCTATCCTAGAAATCTAATTGTTGATGTAACAACAACTTGGGAGCGTGAAGTAATTCCCGGAGAAGAAGAACAATCTGATATTACAAAACACGGAGCAAAACAAAGACAAAATGGTCTACAGTATGTTAACAGCAAACCCGTAGTTGCAGTACAATATGATTACAGAGACTGTGAATCCCAGTGGTTTCATTATGCAAAGACTGGCCTTGATTTTATTGGATACAATCTAAATTTCTTTAAAAAAGATGCATCTATTCCAAATTCTGCTTATTCAAATGAATCTCAAAAACAAAAACTCCAAAATGGATTTGCTCAATTTGTACCAATCTGCACGTCTAAAGAATCAACAAACTACGAGTATACGGTATCAGTTAATGATGATACTATAGGATTTGATGTGTATTTTGTTCCATCATATGTTCAACAATGGTACTATTTCCTATATCCTGAAAACTTTGAACATTATTCTGATAATGGATGTTATGCAAACAACTTCCAAAAATTCTCAGGAGAATGTAGTGGAGTTGATAAGAATGGTGGATTGTTAATCGTAGTTCCTGATGAATTGTCAAGACCAATGACAAAGATCTCTGTTAATCTTATAGAGACATAACCAATCTTAGGAAATTCTAAACAATCTTTTATGTTAGAAATTCTCTAGAGAATTCATGGGATTTCTAAAGAAACTCAAAGACACTGCTGAAAAAGGTGTTGAAAAAGGAGCCGACCTTGGCAAGAAAGGTGTTGAGAAAGGTGCAGAACTTGGAACCAAAGGATATGAGGGAACAAAAGATGCTGCCAAAAAAGGACACGATAAAGCTAAAGGCGACTAGATTCTTTTTTTAAATTTTATTTTCTTTTCCAAATGAATTGGTTGTAAATCAACTCTGGTCTAATTTGTCTAAATGGTTGTGAACCGCCATCATACCACTTTGTAAAGAATTCATACAAATGCAATCTGAGTGATTGGATGTATACAATTAATCCTTCAATCATCATAATTCCTAAGTTTCCTCCAATTATCATTGCCCATGCGCCAACTGATTCTGAACCTCCAAG encodes the following:
- a CDS encoding sulfurtransferase, giving the protein MLISSSELNSILDDPNLIIVDTRSFKEYSEGHIPGAVHLDLFAFHWIDTSKQGIENFNNQSKTLLSFLGVTPEKKVIFYDSVSGMLAARGVWMLMYFSHENVMMLDGGITKWQKENLAIEKKPNGFKPSNFSGKINSEIISGFEYIQDNLENLKILDARSLGEYDGSIVRAAQSGHIPNAINIDWNQNLNEDGTFKSDEELSKMYDYPKDTEIVIYCQGAYRAANSFLVLKKLGFSNVKVYLGSWGEWGNRLDLPVEN
- a CDS encoding OsmC family protein, which gives rise to MKTQTQTIINGVNVSQLFETIDNIKENKKIAKFNFRAKNKWIDGTENQTTVSDFYGACKTHIRETPHVFVKDEPLLLLGKDKGANPVEYLLAGLAGCITTSLVAHAAARGIKIDSIESTLEGDIDLHGLFQLDESVNPGYQGINISFKIKSDAPEETLKELVELAKKASPVANTVSQPTPINVRLDN
- a CDS encoding nitroreductase family protein, translated to MSSLQKQNNDVTTIKVMKTFDAIKERRAVKHYDPTHKLSEDEIEKLMSLAILSPTSFNMQNWRFVLVKDSEIRKKIRSASWDQAQVTDSSLLMVICADLKSWKKDPGQYWKDAPKEARDFLVPAMGMFYEGKEQLQRDEAMRSGGIAAQTLMLAAKAMGYDSNPMIGFDSEKVADLINLPEDHVIVMMMAIGKQIKPAMPRGGQLPLDKVVFTDRFD